Within Paenibacillus sabinae T27, the genomic segment CATTTAGGTTGCTGTTTCCCTCGACGTTCACCTTGAACTCGCCTGTGCCAACTTTGCCGGAGACTGTTTTTTTGTCGATATCCAGTTCAGTGAAGTCCGTAACGATATCTCCGTAGCCGCTGGAACCTTTAATGGAATAATTCCCTTCTGTCGGCAAAAACAGATGAATATCGCCAGCGGCGCTGTAAATATCCCAGTCCCCTTGGACATAAGGAGAGCGGATATCGATGATTCCATTAAGAGTCTGCGCGTTCAAAGCCGTTCTTGCTTCATTCACTTCGACATTGCCGTTCTTGGTGGAGACGTCGATATCGGCCCCGCTGCGCTGGGCGCGGATATTGCCGACAGCCGTTGAGAGCTTCAGCCTTCCCGCAACATCCCAAGCCTGCATATCGCCGCCGCTCGTGGACAGGTCCACATCTCCCTGGATTTCTCTGACCCTCACTTCCCCATTGTGGGTCTTTCCTACGATATTACCGAAAACCTTGTGCAAAATAATCGGTCCGTTGCCGGTTTCAAGATGGATGTCTTGGATCGCTTCCGTATTTTGCAGCGTGATGCCGCCGTTCATGGTCGTGATGTCCAGATTGAAACGGCGGCTGTCCGGAACGGCGATATCCAAATCCATTCGCGGCTGGCGCTTGCCCGATTCACCGTAGGCCTTGCCCTTAGTCGAAAGCTTGATGGCAGCTCCTTCGGTAACTTCAATGAACGACTGGTCCGATACCGCTTCCGCTCTTGCTCCGTCCAGCTGGTCGACCCATACGGTGGCGTTCACTTCAATATCATCAATGGGACTCCGGTGTACGACAATGTCCCCGTTAATGGCGTCAACGGTCAGCTTGGCAGACTGCAGCTCCACCGGCACCGTTACAACGGGCTTCTGAAATTTGCTGCCCTTGGCCTCCCCATAATCGACGGCGGCCGCCGTTAAATTGAGACTGACCTTGTTCCACAGATGAAGATAATGCTCCTGCTCCGAGACAATAAACACGCTGGCGCCAAGCACAATCGCAAGCAGAAGGCCGCGGAGATCCAGACGGAATCTCGGACCGGTCCCCGCTCTTCGGGGCCGCCGAGCCAACATGCAGCCAAGCAAATATTCCACGCCCCAGATCACGGGAACGGCCGGCCACCATTTCAGCAGCAGCAGCATATCGTCGGTTCCCTTCAGCCAATCCCGAAACAGGATAATGCCGACTCCAGCCAGCAGGAAAGAGGCGGTAAAGCGGCCTACCCGGCGTTCTCTCCGGTCTCCTTGCCTAGACATGAACTTAATGCCCATTTCTCTTGCCGCAAAAAGCACTCCACCGGCGATCAAGAGTATGCCTATGGCCGCACCGGCATGATGCTCAATAAAATACCGAAGCCATGGCGGTCTTTGCCGAAAAAGGAACAGCAGGATTCCGCCGACCAGCAGGAGCAGGCCGAATGAAATATCCGGTTCGCTGATCGAACGCCGGCGCCGCGCCTGAACGGATTGTGTATAGAACTCCGGGGGCACGGCCATTTTCCGGAGACGAACAATCCGGTCCGCCGATTGGAGGGCATCGTATACATTATAGAAATAGACAACGGGAATAAACAGGGCCAGCAAAATCAAAAGCGGTACATTGATCTGCATGCCGATGGAAGAGAAATACAGCAGCGCCGCAATGTCCAAGGCAATCACAAACAGTAAGGATATCCCTTTCCGGACAAGGCCCACATAGAAATGACCGGCCCCGGGAATTACAGCCGACAGCAGGCCGGCTATGAATTTGCGCTTGGCTGGCTGCCGCTTTGTCCGGGGAGGAATGACTTCCGCTCCGCCGCTCTCTTCCTCCCGCCCAGACCGCTTGCCGCCCCGTTCCGTTATGGGTAAAGGCTCCCGTTCATTCATCGACAACGCTGTACGCGAATCATTTTTCATCTGGACCGTCTCTCCTTCCCCGTGTAATTGCCGGAATCAACGTTTACCGCTCCGGTTAAATTCGATCAATTCGACGCCGGGAGCCACTTCCGCGGATGAAACGGGAACAAAGCCATGCTTGGTGTATAAAGAAACGGCCGGCATATTCTTTTTGCCCGTAGACACGATAAAACGCTCCTTATCCGGATAAAGAGCGAATACATACTCGAGCAGCCGCCCGGCAATTCCTTGGCGAAAATGATCCGGACTCACCATCATCCGTGTAATCGTCAGGCTCTCGGGGTGTTCTTCTTCCGTGGCCACGGCACCGGACAATTCGCCGTCTTCACTGACGCAGCCGTAAAAATCCTCGCCGCAGCTTCTTAACGTATCCCGTGTCTCCAGCAGCGGAGGTATAGAATGAAACCCGATCAACTCCGCCTCCAGGCGATAGGCCTTATGCTGAAGGCTCCACAGACTTCCCAGAGTATCTTTGTCCTGCAGGTCCAGTTTCACGATTTTGGTCATACCGGGTATCTCCTTATATATTGCCGAAGGCCTGTCGCTGCCGACAAGCCTTCAGTATTCATTACCCACTTATTGCATTTTATGTTAGCTGTTCAATACTTCTGTCAGAAGCTTGTTGACAAGCCCCGGATTGGCCTTGCCTTTGCTTTCTTTCATGACTTGTCCGACCAGGAAGCCGATTGCTTTCTGTTTGCCGGCCTTATAGTCCTCGACCGATTGCGGGTTGGCCGCAACGACCGCTTCCACAATCCCCTTGATCGCTCCTTCGTCGCTGATCTGCACAAGCCCCTTCTCTTCCACAATCTTCGCCGGAAGCTTTCCGGATTCAATCATCTCTTTGAACACCGTTTTGGCAATTTTGCTGCTGATGGTGCCCTTCTCGATCAATCCGATCATCTCGCCAAGCCCCTGCGGCGTGATCTTCACCTCAGACAGCTCCAAATTGTTTCCGTTCAGATAGGCGAGCAGATCGCCCATAATCCAGTTGGCGACGGCTTTGGCATCGCTGGTGAAATTCAAGCTTCCCTCAAAGAAATCGGCAATTGGCTTGGATGCGGTGAGTACCCCTGCGTCGTATGCGGGCAGACCGAATTCTTCACTGTAGCGGACCCGCCGCGCATCCGGAAGCTCGGGAATGGAAGAACGGATGGCTTCCTTCCAAGCATCATCAATATGCAGCACAATCAGGTCCGGATCGGGAAAATACCGGTAGTCATGGGCTTCTTCCTTGCCCCGCATGGAAAAAGTCTTGCCCTGGGCGTCATCCCAGCGGCGGGTCTCCTGCACGACTTCGCCGCCTCCATCGAGAATATCCGCTTGGCGGAACTCCTCATACTCCAGACCGCGCTGCACGCCGCGGAAGGAGTTCATGTTCTTCAGCTCGGCGCGGATGCCGAATTCCTTCTGGCCCACGGGCCGCAGGCTGATGTTCGCATCGCAGCGCATGGATCCTTCTTCCATCTTGACGTCGGATACGTCGCAGTACTGTATAATCGCCCGCATCTTCTCCAGATAAGCGCGGGCTTCTTCAGGGGAGCGCAAATCCGGCTCGGAGACGATTTCAATCAGCGGAGTTCCTCCCCGGTTAAAGTCGACGAGCGTGCCGAATCCGCCGTCTACATGTGTAAGCTTGCTGGCATCCTCTTCCAGATGAAGCCGGGTAATACCAATTCGCTTCGTTTCACCGTTCACTTCGATATCGATCCATCCGTTCAGGCCGATCGGCTGGTCAAACTGCGAAATCTGGTAAGCCTTTGGCAAGTCGGGATAGAAATAGTTCTTGCGGTCAAACTTGCTGACATCGCTGATCGTGCAGTTCAGCGCCATTGCGGCTTTTATCGCATAGTTTACCGCCTGGCGGTTCAGCACGGGCAGCACCCCGGGATGTCCCAGGCAGACGGGACAGGTTTGCGTATTTGGCGGTGCGCCGAACTCCGTGGAGCAGCCGCAGAAAATTTTGGACTTGGTATGAAGCTCGACGTGAACCTCCAGTCCAATAACTGTTTCATACTTGGATGATGACATGATTATCTCTTTCCCTCCTTATGGACCGTTTACAGCTGCGGACGCTGCTTGTGATGATCGGTATGCTGTTCATAGGCGTGCGCGACGCGCAGCACTGTGCTCTCATCGAATTCTTTGCCGATAATCTGCAGCCCCACAGGCATTCCTTCGGCAAAACCGCAAGGAATGCTGACCGCCGGAATGCCGGCAAGATTGACCGGAATGGTCAAAATATCGTTCAAGTACATCGTAAGCGGGTCCTCCGTCTGGGAGCCGAGCTTGAACGCCGTTGTAGGCGCAGTCGGTCCGATGACCACATCGTACTTCTTAAAGACTTCGTCAAAATCCTGCTTGATCAACGTACGTACTTTTTGCGCCTTCAAATAATAGGCATCGTAATAGCCTGAGCTTAGCGCATACGTTCCAAGCATAATCCGGCGCTTGACTTCCGGTCCGAAACCGCGGCTACGCGAATTATGATACAAATCGACCAGCCCGCCTCCATCATCGACACGCACGCCGTAGCGGACGCCGTCGAAGCGGGCCAGATTGGAGGAAGCCTCCGAGGAAGCAAGCAGATAATACGTCGCTACCGCATATTCGGTATGCGGCAGGGAAACCTCTTCCCAGATGGCACCGAGGTCTTCCAGCACCTTCAGCGCGGCCAGCACCGTCTCGCGGACGGAGGCATCGACGCCTTCGCCGAGGTATTCCTTCGGCACGGCAATGCGCAGGTCCTTGATGTCGCCGGTGAGGGCGCTCAAATAGTCGGGAATGTCGACCTTGGCGGACGTGGAGTCCTGGGCGTCATAACCGGCAATCGCTTGCAGCACATAGGCGGAGTCCTCAACGGTCCGCGTCAGCGGCCCGATCTGGTCGAGCGAGGACGCAAACGCCACAAGGCCATAGCGGGAAACGAGGCCGTAGGTCGGCTTCAGACCGACAACGCCGCAGTACGAAGCGGGCTGGCGGATCGATCCGCCGGTGTCGGAGCCGAGCGCAAAAAACACCTCGCCCGCAGCCACCGCCGCCGCAGAGCCGCCACTGGAACCGCCCGGAACGCGTTCCAGATCCCAAGGATTGCGGACCGCTCCATAAGCGGAGTTCTCGTTCGAGCCGCCCATGGCGAACTCGTCCATATTGAGTTTGCCGATCGTCACGGCGTCCGCCTGGCGAAGCTTAACGGCAACGGTCGCGTCGTAAATCGGCTGATAATTGTCCAGGAAACGGCTGGCGCAAGTCGTGCGCAGACCTTTGGTCACAATGTTGTCCTTGATGCCCGCAGGCAGCCCGAACAGCAAGCCTCTGGCCGCTCCAGTGGCCAGCTTGTCGTCCAGCCCTCGGGCAGCCGCGCGTGCGCCTTCTTCATCAAGCGTCAGGAAAGCGTGCACATCGCCATCCACCCGCGCGATGGCCGACAGCGATTCCTCGGTCAGCTCACTGGCCGAGATTTGGGCGGCATGCAGCATATTATGTAATTCGGATAACCGATATTGAAACAAGCTCAAAATGTCATCTCCCTACCTATTCAGATTATTCCAAGACCGCCGGTACTTTGAACTGTCCGTCCTCTTCCTCCGGCGCGTTCAGCAGTACATCTTCTATGGAAAGGCTCTCCTTCACAACATCCTCGCGCATGACATTGCTGACATGCAGCACATGTGTCGTCGGTTCTACGCCTTCCGTATCCAGTCCGCTCAATTTTTCCGCATATTGTAAAATGGCGTTCATTTGCTCCGTAAACACAGCCTCTTCTTCCGGGCTCAAATGCAGGCGGGCCAGCCGGGCCACATGCTGCACATCCTTGACGGTAATGCTCATACTTACGTATCCCTCCTGTTTAAAGGGCTAAAGTGCCCGGATAACGTTTCTTATTATATTGTAGATACGTAGACAATTCAATGCGGATATGCTCCGCAGCATGCAGGTAATATGCACCTTGCGAAGTGTTAGAAAACAAGAAAAGCACCTCCGGGTGCTTTTGTAAAAAGCTGCTAAATCCCTCTTAAGCCGAGTTCTTCCCTTGCAGCGACTTTGAAAAAAACCGGCTTGCGCCGGTTTTTCTTAAATCCAGGCCCGGAGATTCACCTGCTTGATGAATTCCGCCTGGGACATGTTTTCCTTGGAACTAGTCTCTATATCTTCCGCCTGCTCGGCCTCACCGTTCATCAATTGGTAAAACAACTTCTCGTTGTGCGTGGACAAAGCATAATCGACCAATGCCTCTCGCGTAGTTCTCTCCGCTTCCTCGATCAGCAGATCCGCTTCCGTCTCAACGTCATCCGCCGTGACATAGAAGTTCCGGTTCGCCTGAGGGATGCGAATGACATAATCAAACGCATTATCAGGATTGCGGTCGTAAGCGATCACGTATCCGTAATCCCCGATAGGAAGATTCTGCTCGAAAGCGTCCGCGACAATGACAACCTTTTCTCCTAAACGCAGCATCGCCCTACCTCCTGAGCCAATATCTTTCTTGTTGTGCTTTTTCACAGTCTACTAAAAAAAGATAGACCTGTCTACAGGAAGAAACGGCGCAATTTTGAAAATAAACGCAAAAACATGAAATTGAAAAAAAGTTGTTACATTTTCAGCAAGGACTAAAAGCGTGGCAGTTTATGGCGTCCAAATAATACCGAGGCGCCCAAAAAGCAAAGAACAATCAGCGCAATTCCCGACAGTACCGGAAAAGTCCAATCGGCAGGCGAGACGGACTGCTGCGTGAGCGCCTGAGCGGACAGCTGCGGCAGAGCGGCGGGCGACCAGTTCAGCTGCCGGGGAAGCAAAGAGTGCAGCAGAGCGAGAGCCGCTGCGGCCGCGAGCGACAGAAAGGCCGCGGCGGGGGCCCGAAGGCAGGCGCTGAACAGGAGCGTAAGCGAGACGGCGCACATCAGCCATAACCCGTACATCGCCGACGCGGCCAGCACCCCGCTCCAAGACAGGCTGCCGATTAACCGGACGGTATAATAGCCTGCACATGCGGCGCCGAGCCCCAACGACAGCGCAAGCAGCGTCAGCTGCGCCAGCCACTTGGCGGAAGCGGCCGCAATTGGAGTCAACGGCCTCGCCAGCACCAGCTCCGCGGCCCCTCCCTCACGTTCGCCCGCAAAGCTGTTCATCGCAGAGAGAGCGAGCACGAGCAGGCCTACCGTTCCATACTGCCCGATCGACTTGGCCATGACCTCCCCCGCCCCCGGCATCTTGTATAATTCCAGCATTCCGGGGGGCACATCGCCCGACATTCGCAAAATCTCAGGCATATAATAGGCCGAGATCGGCTGCATCATCCCGAGAATGATAAACACGACCGGTATCCACAGCAGCTTATAGCTGCGAACCGCCTCCAGCATTTCTTTCCGGTAAAAAATCAATGCGTTTCTCATTCTCCCACCGCCTCCATAAATACATCTTCCAGAGACAGGGAGCCCGCTTCGAAGCGGGCCACCGGAATCCCCCGTTCGGCTGCTTCCCGGAGAATCGCGGACCTGGCCGCCTCCATATCCTTGACCTTCAGAAATATGGAGCCTTCTCCTTCAGAACGGCTCTCAAGGATATACGAGCGGGTGTTCAGCGTTTCCAGCCACTGCAAGGCTTCCTCCCGCTGCTCCACGCGCAGGGCGATAACCGGCCGGTTGTACTTGGCGCGCAGCGAATTCAATGTTCCCTGCTCGGCGATGACACCATGGTTCATCAGAATAATGTCGTCACAGACCTCTTCGGCATCATGCAGGACATGAGTGGAAAAAAGAACGCTGGTCTCCCTGCCGATTTCCCGCAGCAGCTCCATGATCTCCCTGCGGCCGATCGGATCAAGCGCCGATACCGGTTCATCCAGCAG encodes:
- the gatC gene encoding Asp-tRNA(Asn)/Glu-tRNA(Gln) amidotransferase subunit GatC; translation: MSITVKDVQHVARLARLHLSPEEEAVFTEQMNAILQYAEKLSGLDTEGVEPTTHVLHVSNVMREDVVKESLSIEDVLLNAPEEEDGQFKVPAVLE
- the gatA gene encoding Asp-tRNA(Asn)/Glu-tRNA(Gln) amidotransferase subunit GatA → MSLFQYRLSELHNMLHAAQISASELTEESLSAIARVDGDVHAFLTLDEEGARAAARGLDDKLATGAARGLLFGLPAGIKDNIVTKGLRTTCASRFLDNYQPIYDATVAVKLRQADAVTIGKLNMDEFAMGGSNENSAYGAVRNPWDLERVPGGSSGGSAAAVAAGEVFFALGSDTGGSIRQPASYCGVVGLKPTYGLVSRYGLVAFASSLDQIGPLTRTVEDSAYVLQAIAGYDAQDSTSAKVDIPDYLSALTGDIKDLRIAVPKEYLGEGVDASVRETVLAALKVLEDLGAIWEEVSLPHTEYAVATYYLLASSEASSNLARFDGVRYGVRVDDGGGLVDLYHNSRSRGFGPEVKRRIMLGTYALSSGYYDAYYLKAQKVRTLIKQDFDEVFKKYDVVIGPTAPTTAFKLGSQTEDPLTMYLNDILTIPVNLAGIPAVSIPCGFAEGMPVGLQIIGKEFDESTVLRVAHAYEQHTDHHKQRPQL
- a CDS encoding DUF4097 family beta strand repeat-containing protein codes for the protein MKNDSRTALSMNEREPLPITERGGKRSGREEESGGAEVIPPRTKRQPAKRKFIAGLLSAVIPGAGHFYVGLVRKGISLLFVIALDIAALLYFSSIGMQINVPLLILLALFIPVVYFYNVYDALQSADRIVRLRKMAVPPEFYTQSVQARRRRSISEPDISFGLLLLVGGILLFLFRQRPPWLRYFIEHHAGAAIGILLIAGGVLFAAREMGIKFMSRQGDRRERRVGRFTASFLLAGVGIILFRDWLKGTDDMLLLLKWWPAVPVIWGVEYLLGCMLARRPRRAGTGPRFRLDLRGLLLAIVLGASVFIVSEQEHYLHLWNKVSLNLTAAAVDYGEAKGSKFQKPVVTVPVELQSAKLTVDAINGDIVVHRSPIDDIEVNATVWVDQLDGARAEAVSDQSFIEVTEGAAIKLSTKGKAYGESGKRQPRMDLDIAVPDSRRFNLDITTMNGGITLQNTEAIQDIHLETGNGPIILHKVFGNIVGKTHNGEVRVREIQGDVDLSTSGGDMQAWDVAGRLKLSTAVGNIRAQRSGADIDVSTKNGNVEVNEARTALNAQTLNGIIDIRSPYVQGDWDIYSAAGDIHLFLPTEGNYSIKGSSGYGDIVTDFTELDIDKKTVSGKVGTGEFKVNVEGNSNLNVRKN
- the gatB gene encoding Asp-tRNA(Asn)/Glu-tRNA(Gln) amidotransferase subunit GatB — protein: MSSSKYETVIGLEVHVELHTKSKIFCGCSTEFGAPPNTQTCPVCLGHPGVLPVLNRQAVNYAIKAAMALNCTISDVSKFDRKNYFYPDLPKAYQISQFDQPIGLNGWIDIEVNGETKRIGITRLHLEEDASKLTHVDGGFGTLVDFNRGGTPLIEIVSEPDLRSPEEARAYLEKMRAIIQYCDVSDVKMEEGSMRCDANISLRPVGQKEFGIRAELKNMNSFRGVQRGLEYEEFRQADILDGGGEVVQETRRWDDAQGKTFSMRGKEEAHDYRYFPDPDLIVLHIDDAWKEAIRSSIPELPDARRVRYSEEFGLPAYDAGVLTASKPIADFFEGSLNFTSDAKAVANWIMGDLLAYLNGNNLELSEVKITPQGLGEMIGLIEKGTISSKIAKTVFKEMIESGKLPAKIVEEKGLVQISDEGAIKGIVEAVVAANPQSVEDYKAGKQKAIGFLVGQVMKESKGKANPGLVNKLLTEVLNS
- a CDS encoding ABC transporter permease subunit; this encodes MRNALIFYRKEMLEAVRSYKLLWIPVVFIILGMMQPISAYYMPEILRMSGDVPPGMLELYKMPGAGEVMAKSIGQYGTVGLLVLALSAMNSFAGEREGGAAELVLARPLTPIAAASAKWLAQLTLLALSLGLGAACAGYYTVRLIGSLSWSGVLAASAMYGLWLMCAVSLTLLFSACLRAPAAAFLSLAAAAALALLHSLLPRQLNWSPAALPQLSAQALTQQSVSPADWTFPVLSGIALIVLCFLGASVLFGRHKLPRF
- a CDS encoding GNAT family N-acetyltransferase, which gives rise to MTKIVKLDLQDKDTLGSLWSLQHKAYRLEAELIGFHSIPPLLETRDTLRSCGEDFYGCVSEDGELSGAVATEEEHPESLTITRMMVSPDHFRQGIAGRLLEYVFALYPDKERFIVSTGKKNMPAVSLYTKHGFVPVSSAEVAPGVELIEFNRSGKR